The genomic segment AGCGAGTTGCGCGACAAGGATATCCGCTACAGCGGCATCAACCGTAATGGCGATACGATCGAAATCAGTTTCCGCGACCAGGATACCCTGAACAAGGCGCGCGATATTCTTGCACCACAGCTGTCGGAAATGCTGATCCAGGCGGCGCCGGCGGTTGCAGGCAGCGATCCGATGCTGGTTGCTTCGCTGAAGCCGGAAGCGCTCAAACAGATTGTCGATAACGGCGTCACGCAAAATATCACGACTCTGTCGAAACGGGTCAATGAACTGGGCGTCAACGAGCCGATCATCCAGCGCCAGGGCGCTGATCGTATCGTGATCCAGATGCCAGGCGTGCAAGATGTGTCGCGCGCCAAGGACATCATTGGCCGTACTGCGACGCTGGAAGTGCGAATGGTGGACGAAACCGTTACGCGAGGCACTGAAGCCACTGCCGCCATTCCGTTTGGTTCCGAACTGTTCAAGGTAGGCAAGAGCGCGCCAGTGGTGCTGTACAAGGAACCGGTACTGACCGGCGACTATATTTCCAGCGCCGCTGTCAGCTTTGACCAGAACCAGCAGCCTGCAGTCAGCCTCGACCTTAACGGCGATGGCGGCCGCAAGATGCGCGACGCTACCCGCGGCAAGGTCGGCAAGGCAATGGCGATCGTGCTGTTTGAAAAAGGCAAAGGCGAAGTCTTGACTGTTGCGACGATCCAGAGCGAACTCGGTTCGCGCTTCCAGATCACTGGCATGGGCTCACCGGAAGCTGCAGCCGACCTGGCGTTGCTGTTGCGCGCCGGTTCGCTGGCGGCGCCGATGACCATCATCGAAGAACGCACCATCGGCCCGCAACTTGGCGCCGAGAATATCCAGAAGGGCTTTGATTCGACGATGTACGGTTTCGCCGTGATCGCTACCTTCATGATCATCTATTACATGCTGTTCGGCTTGTTCAGCGTGCTGGCCTTGTCGGTCAACTTGTTGTTGCTGATCGCTGTGCTGTCGACCTTGCAGGCGACCTTGACCTTGCCGGGTATCGCCGCGATTGCGCTGACGCTCGGTATTGCAATCGACGCCAACGTGTTGGTGAATGAGCGTATCCGCGAAGAACTGCGTAACGGTAATTCGCCGCAAGCAGCTATCTCAATTGGTTTCGACCGCGCCTGGGCGACGATCCTGGACTCCAACGTGACGACGCTGATTGCCGGCTTGGCATTGCTGATTTTCGGTTCCGGCGCGATTCGCGGCTTCGCGGTGGTGCATTGCCTGGGTATCCTGACTTCGATTTTCTCAGCGGTGTTCGTCTCGCGCGGTTTCGCCAATCTGTGGTACGGCCGCAAGAAGAAACTGACCAGCTTGTCGATAGGACAGATCTGGAAGCCGACCGCTTAAGGGGATATCCAAAACCTACTGCGCGGCCCAATATTCGGTTTGCGATGCTCACTGTACTTCCGTACAGCTGCGCTTCTCAACCAGACCTTGGACCGCTCGCTACGGTTTTGGAGCCTCATTGAAATACTCAAATAACGTTGTGGCCGCACCGGCATCAGAGGATGCGCGGCCACACAGGCAAGAACCAGTGGTGTGAACCAAAAGGAATGTGATGGAACTTTTCCGTATCAAAAAAGATATTCCGTTCATGCGCCATGCATTGATTTTCAATGCAATTTCGGCGCTGACGTTTGTATTGGCCGTATTCTTCCTGTTCTCGAAAGGCTTGCATCTGTCGATCGAGTTTACCGGCGGTACGGTAATCGAAGTCGCGTATACCAAACCGGCGGATATCGACAGCATCCGCAAGACGGTTGAAGGTATTGGTTATGCCGACAACCAGGTGACCAATTTCGGCACGGCGCAAGATGTCATGATTCGCCTGCCAGCGAAAAAGGGTGAGAACGCCAATACACAAAGCGCTACGGTGCTGGCTGCGTTGCAAAAACAGGATCCCGATGTCGCTCTGAAACGCACCGAGTTTGTCGGCCCGCAGGTGGGCGACGAGCTGGCGCATGACGGTTTGATGGCGTTGCTGTTCGTGGTGATCGGCATCATGATCTACCTGGCGATCCGCTTCGAATGGAAATATGCGGTGGCGGCGATTATCGCCAACTTGCATGACGTGGTGATCATCCTCGGTTTCTTTGCCTTCTTCCAGTGGGAATTCTCGCTGACCGTGTTGGCGGCGATCCTGGCGGTTCTGGGCTACTCTGTGAATGAATCGGTGGTGGTGTTTGACCGCGTCCGCGAAACATTCCGCGATCGCCGCTTCGGCAAGCTGGCCGTGGCCGATGTCATGAACCATGCGATCACGAGCACCATTTCACGCACCATCATCACTCACGGCAGCACTGAAATCATGGTGCTGTCGATGTTCGTGTTCGGCGGTCCGGCGCTGCATTATTTTGCACTGGCGCTGACCATCGGTATCTTGTTCGGTATCTATTCATCGGTGTTCGTCGCCGCAGCCGTAGCAATGTGGCTGGGCGTCAAGCGTGAAGACATGATCAAACCGATCAAGGAAAAGGATGAGGCTGATGGCGCAGTGGTATAAGCGTCGCAGGCAAAATAAAAAAACCAGCCTTCGGGCTGGTTTTTTTTCGGGAAAAAATGGCTGCCAATTAAAATCCGGCAGCCATCCTTGCGTATTAATAGCTTATTTTCTTCGCCAGCAGGGCCGCATGGCCGATGTAGTTGGACGGCGTCATCGCCAGCAAGTGGTCCTTGGCGTCCTGCGGGATTTCCAGCTTGAGGATGAACTCGCGCAGCGCATCCTTGGAAATGCCTTTGCCACGGGTCAGTTCTTTCAACTGTTCGTACGGATTTTCAATGCCGTAGCGGCGCATTACTGTTTGCACCGGTTCTGCCAGCACTTCCCAGGTGGCGTCCAGATCTTCACCCAGGCGCGCCGGATTGACTTCCAGCTTGTTTAGCCCACGCAGGCAGCTATCGTAAGCCAGGATCGCGTAGCCGAGGCCGACGCCGATATTGCGCAGTACAGTCGAGTCGGTCAGGTCACGCTGCCAGCGCGACAGCGGCAGCTTCTCGGACATATGCTTGAGCACGGCGTTAGCCATGCCGAGGTTGCCTTCGGAGTTTTCAAAGTCGATCGGATTGACCTTGTGCGGCATGGTCGACGAACCGATTTCACCGGCCTTTGTCCGTTGCTTGAAATAACCCAGCGAAATGTAGCCCCAGATGTCGCGATTCAGGTCGAGCAGAATCGTGTTGCAGCGGCTGACGGCATCGAACAGTTCAGCCATGTAGTCATGCGGTTCGATCTGGATGGTGTAGGGGTTGAACGTCAGGCCGAGGCGCTGTTCGATCACGTCCTTGGAAAAATTTTCCCAATCAAAGTCAGGGTAGGCGGACAGGTGGGCATTGTAGTTGCCGACCGCGCCATTCATCTTGCCCAGGATTTCCACTGCGGCGATGCGCTTGACGGCGCGTTGCAGGCGCGCCACGACATTGGCGATTTCCTTGCCGAGCGTGGTCGGACTGGCCGGCTGGCCGTGAGTGCGCGACATCATCGGTAGGTCAGCGTTGGCATGCGCCAGATCTGTCAGCTTGGAGATCACGTTGCGCAGCGCTGGCAGCAGCACGGTATCGCGCGCTGCTTTCAGCATCATGCCGTGCGAGGTGTTGTTGATGTCTTCCGAGGTGCAGGCGAAGTGGATGAACTCCGACGCCGCGACCAGTTCCGGCACGTCCTTGACCTGTTCCTTGAGCCAATATTCAACCGCCTTGACGTCATGGTTGGTGACCGCTTCGATGGCCTTGATGCGCTCTGCATCAGCTTCGGTGAAGTCGCTTGCCAGTTTGTCCAGCAAGGCGCTGGCGCTGGCTGAGAACGGCTTGATTTCGGCGAAGCCGGCGTTCGACAATGCTTGCAACCAGGCAATTTCAACCTTGACCCGGTGGTGCATGAAGCCGGCCTCAGACAGGATCGGGCGCAGCTTGTCGGTTTTGGCAGCGTAGCGGCCATCCAGCGGGGACAGGGCAGAAAGCGTGGTAAGAGACATGATAGTGACGGCTATAGAAGTGGATGAAGATAAGGCTGGTGCAGCGATAGTTTCCATTTTGCAAAACATGGCAACCACGCAAGGCAACAACGCCGATGGTAACAATTGAAATACAGGCTAAACCCAAAGCGAAACCGAATTTTACCATTTGCAACGTGGTAAATATGCCGCTTTGAATGCGGACAGGATTGGCAATGAGCAAAGTCGCCAGGGTCGAATGCTATAATCAGCCAACATTTTTTACCATAAGTGACATATGAAGCTGATCGGTTCCCTGGGTAGTCCTTTTGTTCGCAAAGTCCGTGTCGTCATGGCCGAGAAAAAGCTTGATTACGACTTTGTGCTGGAGGATGTGTGGTCGCCTGACACCAAGATCCAGGCCTCCAATCCTTTGGGCAAAGTACCTTGCCTGGTGATGGAAGACGGCGGCGCCATGTTTGATTCGCACGTGATCGTCGAGTATCTCGATACCTTGACGCCGGTAGGCAAGCTGATCCCGATCAACAGCCGCGAACGTTCCGAAGTCAAATGCTGGGAAGCGCTGGCTGATGGCGTACTGGAAGCCGGCGTGCTGATTCGCCTGGAAGGTTTGCAGCGACCTGAAGAACTGCGCAGCCAGGCTTGGATCGACCGCCAGCAACGCAAGATCGACGCCGGCCTGAAAGCCATGGCTGCGGGTCTGGCGGAAAAGCCGTTTTGTTCCGGCACGCATTATTCACTAGCCGACGTGGCGGTGGGTTGCGCATTGGGCTGGATCAGCTTCCGCTTCCCGCAAATCACCTGGCGCGAAGATTATCCGACGCTGGCCAAGCTGTTTGAAAAATTATCAGAACGCCAGTCGTTCAAGGATACTGTCCCTCAATAAGCTGGCTGCCAAGCGTCAGTGAGAGCTGACGCGATGCGGCTGATTTGTGTATAGGCATCTTCAACTATATGACAACGCAGAATTTCAATTCCACATGCCAGGCCGCCGCTAACGGCGCATTGGCATTGTGCCGCGTTGTCAAAGCAAAAAAACAGCAGCTCATCTGACCGGAGCGCGCTGTTCCGTCAGATGGGCGACGGAACAGCAAGCTCTCGGTAACTCCCTCCCGGCACGCAAACTCCTTCGCACTTCTGAACGGACCCCAAACGGTCAATTTTTTCAGGAGTTTTATCATGTCAATTTTTACAGGTATCTGGGTCCCGTTGATCACGCCTTTTTTCAACGGGCAGGTGGATCACGCAGCATTGGGCAAGCTGACGAGGTACTACGTCGAAGCGGGCGTGAGCGGGCTGGTGGCGCTCGGCACCACCGGCGAAGCCGCTGCGCTGGACCAGCTTGAACAACGTGCCGTCGTCGCGACGGTGCTGCAAGCCGCTGCCGGCCTGCCGGTCATTGTCGGCTTGAGCGGTAATCACAGCGGGCAGCTGCATGAAAACCTGCAATATTTTGGCGCATCCGATATCGCCGGTTTCTTAATTCCCGCACCATGTTACGTACGGCCCTCGCAGCAGGGTTTGATCGATCATTTCAGCAGCCTTGCCGACGCCAGCCCGGTACCACTGGTGTTGTACGACATTCCCTATCGTAGCGGCGTACAGATCGAACTCAGTACCTTGTTGACCCTGGCCGCTCATCCGCAGATACAAGCGGTGAAAGACTGCGCCGGCTCTGTGGCGACGACGCAGGCTCTGATTGCAGACGGACGCCTGCAAGTGCTGTCCGGGGAAGATATCAACGTTCTGAATAATTTGTGCATGGGCGGCAGTGGTGCGATTGCTGCTTCAGTGCACGTTAAGCCGCAACGCTTTGTCGCGTTGTACCGTGCCGTCAGTGAGCAACGCCTGCACGATGCGCGCGCCATCTTCCATGAACTGGCACCGCTGATCCGCCTGCTGTTTGCCGAAGCCAGTCCGGGGCCGGTGAAGGCGGTGCTGGCACAGCAGGGCTGGATCAAGGACGAGTTGCGCGTACCGATGACTGTCGCCAGCCCGGCATTACGGGCGCAATTGCTGCAGCTTGCCGAAGGTTAACTGGCAGGCCGGCTGGCCTTTTTCGGTGCAAAGAAGGTCGACGGAGATTGGCCGAAGGTTTTCTTGAACATGGCGGAAAATGCCGACTGGCTGGCGTAGCCGAGTTCCGTTGCGACCAGAGACAGCGGCATGCCGCGCGCGATCATCGGTGCGGCGTGCGCTAGCCGGATCTGCTGCCGCCACTGGCCGAAAGTCATGCCGAGATCTTTTTCAAATAGACGCGCCAGCGTTCTTTCCGAGGCGCCAGCGCGATCGGCCCAGGCGGCCAGGGTCATGCTTGAATCAGGAGCGTCGATCAAGGCCTGGCAGATTGCCTGCAAGCGCTTTTCGGTTGGCAAGGCGACGCGTATGCCCGGGGTTTTTGCCTCGACCAGTTCATTCAATATCAGCTGAGTAAGCAACGATTCACGCACGCTGTCGACATCGGTTTGCGTTAGCGCCGCGATCAACTCGCGCAGCAAGTTCGACACTTCCAGCACAATGCATTCCTGGCCGGGAAACGGGTTGGCGTCGCTATGGATATACAGGGCGCGCAATTGCGATTTTTCTATGGTCGCGATTTCATGCACCAGTTGCGGTGGAATCCAGATGGCACGCAGCGGCGGCACAATCCAGGTACTGTTGCCGACGGTGACGCGCAGCACGCCCTCCGGCGCATAAGTGACTTGACCCCAGGGATGGGAGTGGGATGGCAGCAGCTTTGCAGCGCCAAGATCGCGTGCGCGCAGACGCACCGGATGCCGGGTGTCAGGTACCACGTCAAGCAGGCCTATCGTGGTATGCGTAAGAATACTGGCGGGCATAAGGTGTGTGATTTGACTGAAAAGCGATAAATTATGTCTTTCTATCTTAAAACAGTCTTGTGTTTTTTGCTTACACTGCATTCTTGCGAACGACAAAGACGATTTCAGCCGCCAATCCGGCGCCTTGTACTTTTCATTTGCGCTACTTTCCAACTATCAGTTCATCATCATGCAAACCGCAGCCAAGCAGATTTCCCCTACTTTAGGGTCGCAGGATGCCGAGAAAACCGGTTTCCGCGTATTAGGCGCCATCAGTTTTGCGCATTTCCTGAACGACATGATCCAGTCGCTGATCTTGTCGATTTATCCGCTGTTGAAAGGAAATTTCAATCTCAGTTTTACGCAGATCGGCTTGATTACCCTGACTTACCAGATCACCGCATCGATCCTGCAGCCGCTGGTGGGTTTGTACACCGACAAGCATCCGAAACCGTATTCGCTGGCCTTGGGCATGGGTTTCACGCTGGTCGGCCTGCTGATTCTCTCGGTCGCGCCTAGCTACGGCATCTTGCTGTTTGCCGCGGCGCTGGTAGGCACCGGCTCTTCCATTTTCCATCCGGAGTCGTCGCGCGTGGCGCGCATGGCGTCTGGTGGCCGTCATGGTCTGGCGCAGTCGATTTTCCAGGTGGGCGGCAACGCCGGCAGTTCGATGGGGCCGTTGCTGGCGGCATGGATAGTGATCCCTCACGGCCAGGCCAGCATCGCCTGGTTTTCTGCTGCGGCTTTGCTGGCGATCCTGGTGTTGTGGCAGATCGGTAACTGGTACAAGCGCAAGCGCCTGGAAGCCAAGGGCAAGCCGGCCAAGGTGCAGCA from the Collimonas arenae genome contains:
- a CDS encoding glutathione S-transferase N-terminal domain-containing protein; the encoded protein is MKLIGSLGSPFVRKVRVVMAEKKLDYDFVLEDVWSPDTKIQASNPLGKVPCLVMEDGGAMFDSHVIVEYLDTLTPVGKLIPINSRERSEVKCWEALADGVLEAGVLIRLEGLQRPEELRSQAWIDRQQRKIDAGLKAMAAGLAEKPFCSGTHYSLADVAVGCALGWISFRFPQITWREDYPTLAKLFEKLSERQSFKDTVPQ
- a CDS encoding MFS transporter — its product is MQTAAKQISPTLGSQDAEKTGFRVLGAISFAHFLNDMIQSLILSIYPLLKGNFNLSFTQIGLITLTYQITASILQPLVGLYTDKHPKPYSLALGMGFTLVGLLILSVAPSYGILLFAAALVGTGSSIFHPESSRVARMASGGRHGLAQSIFQVGGNAGSSMGPLLAAWIVIPHGQASIAWFSAAALLAILVLWQIGNWYKRKRLEAKGKPAKVQHHYVALPRKKVMFSIGILLMLIFSKYFYMASLSSYFTFYLIDKFQLSVQAAQLHLFVFLFAVAAGTVLGGPIGDKVGRKLVIWVSILGVAPFTLMLPYANLFWTGVLTVVIGVILASAFSAILVFAQELVPGKVGTVSGLFFGFAFGMGGIGAAALGKLADMTSIGFVYQVCSFLPLIGLLAMFLPNLDGHRRKAAS
- the purB gene encoding adenylosuccinate lyase; its protein translation is MSLTTLSALSPLDGRYAAKTDKLRPILSEAGFMHHRVKVEIAWLQALSNAGFAEIKPFSASASALLDKLASDFTEADAERIKAIEAVTNHDVKAVEYWLKEQVKDVPELVAASEFIHFACTSEDINNTSHGMMLKAARDTVLLPALRNVISKLTDLAHANADLPMMSRTHGQPASPTTLGKEIANVVARLQRAVKRIAAVEILGKMNGAVGNYNAHLSAYPDFDWENFSKDVIEQRLGLTFNPYTIQIEPHDYMAELFDAVSRCNTILLDLNRDIWGYISLGYFKQRTKAGEIGSSTMPHKVNPIDFENSEGNLGMANAVLKHMSEKLPLSRWQRDLTDSTVLRNIGVGLGYAILAYDSCLRGLNKLEVNPARLGEDLDATWEVLAEPVQTVMRRYGIENPYEQLKELTRGKGISKDALREFILKLEIPQDAKDHLLAMTPSNYIGHAALLAKKISY
- a CDS encoding AraC family transcriptional regulator; translated protein: MPASILTHTTIGLLDVVPDTRHPVRLRARDLGAAKLLPSHSHPWGQVTYAPEGVLRVTVGNSTWIVPPLRAIWIPPQLVHEIATIEKSQLRALYIHSDANPFPGQECIVLEVSNLLRELIAALTQTDVDSVRESLLTQLILNELVEAKTPGIRVALPTEKRLQAICQALIDAPDSSMTLAAWADRAGASERTLARLFEKDLGMTFGQWRQQIRLAHAAPMIARGMPLSLVATELGYASQSAFSAMFKKTFGQSPSTFFAPKKASRPAS
- the secF gene encoding protein translocase subunit SecF, translating into MELFRIKKDIPFMRHALIFNAISALTFVLAVFFLFSKGLHLSIEFTGGTVIEVAYTKPADIDSIRKTVEGIGYADNQVTNFGTAQDVMIRLPAKKGENANTQSATVLAALQKQDPDVALKRTEFVGPQVGDELAHDGLMALLFVVIGIMIYLAIRFEWKYAVAAIIANLHDVVIILGFFAFFQWEFSLTVLAAILAVLGYSVNESVVVFDRVRETFRDRRFGKLAVADVMNHAITSTISRTIITHGSTEIMVLSMFVFGGPALHYFALALTIGILFGIYSSVFVAAAVAMWLGVKREDMIKPIKEKDEADGAVV
- the dapA gene encoding 4-hydroxy-tetrahydrodipicolinate synthase; translated protein: MSIFTGIWVPLITPFFNGQVDHAALGKLTRYYVEAGVSGLVALGTTGEAAALDQLEQRAVVATVLQAAAGLPVIVGLSGNHSGQLHENLQYFGASDIAGFLIPAPCYVRPSQQGLIDHFSSLADASPVPLVLYDIPYRSGVQIELSTLLTLAAHPQIQAVKDCAGSVATTQALIADGRLQVLSGEDINVLNNLCMGGSGAIAASVHVKPQRFVALYRAVSEQRLHDARAIFHELAPLIRLLFAEASPGPVKAVLAQQGWIKDELRVPMTVASPALRAQLLQLAEG
- the secD gene encoding protein translocase subunit SecD, which encodes MNRYPLWKYILIVIALLFGVLYTIPNFFGNTPAVQVSSGKATLKIDSSLADRVTQILQQGNLQTDGVSYETAGAQGTVRARFHDTDTQFKAKTLLEQSLNTDPTDPTYVIAFNLVPNTPHWLQSIHALPMYLGLDLRGGVHFLMQVDTKAVINKRLQGLQASARSELRDKDIRYSGINRNGDTIEISFRDQDTLNKARDILAPQLSEMLIQAAPAVAGSDPMLVASLKPEALKQIVDNGVTQNITTLSKRVNELGVNEPIIQRQGADRIVIQMPGVQDVSRAKDIIGRTATLEVRMVDETVTRGTEATAAIPFGSELFKVGKSAPVVLYKEPVLTGDYISSAAVSFDQNQQPAVSLDLNGDGGRKMRDATRGKVGKAMAIVLFEKGKGEVLTVATIQSELGSRFQITGMGSPEAAADLALLLRAGSLAAPMTIIEERTIGPQLGAENIQKGFDSTMYGFAVIATFMIIYYMLFGLFSVLALSVNLLLLIAVLSTLQATLTLPGIAAIALTLGIAIDANVLVNERIREELRNGNSPQAAISIGFDRAWATILDSNVTTLIAGLALLIFGSGAIRGFAVVHCLGILTSIFSAVFVSRGFANLWYGRKKKLTSLSIGQIWKPTA